The DNA segment TGTGAGGGACCCTCACCCCCAGATTCCCCttggagaggctgggggggaggccTGGGTCTCcatccacccccccgccccctggcCAAGGCTCCCACGTAccggctctgcctcctccttcctcaccagcGGCGCAGTCAGCAGATTCTCCATCCCCTGTGGCACATTGGCATCGCTCTGCCAGGGCAGCAACCAGGAGGGCCATGGGGAAAGGTAGAGAGGAGCATGAAGGGGCCAAGTCCCACTGGCAGCTTCCCAATCCCCCTAAGCAGGGATGGACACCATGCCCAGGGCCCATCCACCCCCACAGACATCGGAGCCCTCCCTACCTTCATCTCCTCCTCATCCAGGATCTCCATGAAGCCATCATCTTCATCCTCAGACATGGAGGAGGTCAAGGAGCACCGGCGCAGTATGATGGGGCTATCTCCCTGGGGGAGATTTTCCTTCTCGGGGGTGTTGAACTGGAGAGGACATAGCCCACGGCTCAGGAGTGgggccagccccacaccagccctgtTTCAAAGCAGGATATCCCCTCCCCAGGCTGTAACTACCCCTTCAGCTCCCACATCCACAGGTTTCCAGGTCAAACATGGAGGTTGGAGCAccaggtcccagctcagcagctcctgcagcaggaggatccatccccagtgtccccccggagccccccagtCCCTCTCACCAGCAGTCCAGGTGCAGAGACAGGTCTCTGGGCGAAGCggtccctccccgcagccccatcGCCAGCAGGCAGCCGGCTGCGCTGACCTGGCCTCTGAGGCTTCTTGAAGACAAACCCCTCCTGCAGCAGGGGGGCACAGCATTAGCATccacctgccccttccccagcaccacctCCCTTAGCCTCACTGCCCCCCTCACCTTGTCCTCGGGCTCTCTCCGGCCGCTCTGCTCGGCAGCCCTGTGGCCATTGAAGTCCCGGGAGTGGGAGATGTTCTTCAGGACCGGGCTGGCCCCCAGGAGCTCCggctgtggggcaggcagaggggtaAGAGATGCTGCACGACCCCTgccctctccagctccatcctcctcctcctcctcccagctcagccAGCCAGGGGCACAGCAGGACCCAGCTTCCCTCCACTCAGCCCCGCAGAGCCCTCAGAACTTACCGACAGCGAGTGGATCCTCCGCATAAGGAGCTTAttgctgcaagaagcagggaaaggaaaggattaAAGGACAAATGGTGCCCTGGATCAGCGGTGTCCCACAAAAGCTGGCGTggcccacccccccatcccccaggtCCCCGCAGCAGGGTGAGACCTCTCCAGAGCTGTCACAGCTCCCAAAGGACCCTGGGGCAGCAACTCCTGCAAGCACAAAGCACCACCCATACACTAATCCAGACCCTGGGAAGGGCACAGAGACAGCCTGGCTTTCGGGTCTGGGCACAGGGACAGAGCCCCTTCACTTACTCTTTGAGAACTCTCCCGGACTCCAGGATTGCTTTCTCAAAGCTGCATGGAGAAGAAAGCCAGGGTTAGGGGAAATTGAaccctgtgccccagcccaggAGCCCCGGGgatgggcagccccagcccttaCAGTGCCCCCAACCCCATTCAGAGGCTGGCAGCGCCCCAGGGAGAGCAGCCCAATGGCGGGGGCTTTCAGTCCCACAAAGGGTTAAAGCCCCATCTGGACATCGCAGGTTTCAGACCAGGGACCCCAatccggggctggggggaggtgggggggagggcagCACGCCGGGGTGGTCCAGGGCACCCCGATGACCTCGCTCCGCGCCCAGACAAAGCCGGCAGCAGCGGCGCCCGCTCTCCACCTGTATGTAAATCCGCCCGCGGCAGGGATGCTGGCcggcagccatatggccatgctGGCGGCACGCTGTGGCAGGACGGGAACCGGCACGTCCCCCACAGCTGAACAcacccagccccatggctgctgccctggccccacCATCTGCCCCCAGTTACTCATTCACCCAGCACATCTGCTAGAGCTGGGCTCTGCCAACGGCTGGGTGAAGCCACCAGCACAGCAAAGGCATGGGGGGGTCTCGGGTGCACCTCTCCAACGAGGGGGACTGGCAGCAGGTACAGTAGGCAGAGCCCCTCACCCCCACACAGGGCAGCGCCGCAGAGCTTTGCTCTCAGCTGAACCCTACACCCCCCCAACCTGCATCCCCACCCCATGGGGCCAGTGCAACAGCACCCcaaggcagggtggggggaggcggggggctgtTGGGAGCCCAGGGGGGTGTTCAGCACCCTTGCTCCGCTGCATGGCAAGGCAGGGAGCTGGCAACCAGCCGTCCCTGCCAGTGCAGCCCGGAAGAGGATTTGGCCCGGCCGCACCAAGGCAGCACCGTGCGGGCTTCCTGCCTGCACCCGCTGCCAGaaccctgcctgcagcagggctgtgctgagcaccGGCGCTGACATCCCCGCTCTCCCTGGTGCGGGGTGGTTTCTCACCCCTCTAGAAGTAAATTTTGTGGGGGGTGCACAGGTGGaagcacagcccccccccagcaagGCTGGGACCAGGCACTGCAggcagctcagggcaggcagggcctgACACTGCCTGCGGGAGGGCgaggggggagccctggggggaaaACAGGGAGCACTCACACTTCCTCCAGCACCGCGGGGTCCTCCTGCGTGGGGGAATCCAGCCCCACTCCTGTGGGAACAAGGGGCAGGGGTAGCACTGGGGGAGAGAAATCGGGCCCCGCTGGGGATCGAGCCATGCCCTGCCCCGGGCCTGCTTCGGCACAGCGCCGGCACTGCTCCTGTGGGGCTCTTTGCAGGAGGCAGCCGGGCAAAGGAGCGCCCCCACATCCTGGCTGTGCTTCCCCACTGCTCCAgccggtgctggggaaggggtcaAAGCCAGTGGTACCCACTGCGTGCTCACAGAGGGGCCCTCGCCCACCCCCCCAGTGTGGCAAGGGGGATGGCACTGACCCTTGAAGCACCCACCCTGGCCAAGATGTCCCACGTCACCCCAGCCAGGGACCCCGCTGGGGTGGTCCATGGCCAAGCCCccagggagcagggtgggggctcTTGGCCATCATCCCCCACAGGGAAGGGATCGAAGTCGGAAGCACCAAGGAGGAAGTCCCAATTTGAAGCTGGCGCGGGCTAAGTGCCTGGCGGGAGTGACTCAGAGCAGGGccgggagctgggagcagagtaGGGGCCCAGCTCCCACGTGCACCCCAAGAAGCCCCCAGCCTCAAACCCCCTCCCTGTCTCGCCAGCCACATGCAGGGGGCCCCTGCCCACGCATCCTCCACCCCACTGCcaggggacatcccccccccatGCCACAGCTCCCTGTGCACGGCCTCAGTCCCGGGGAGAAGGGAGCGGGGGGTGCAGCAGCGCCCATCACTCACCCGCATCGGAGGACTCGGAGGAGACTGAATCCCGGGAGGAGTCGGAGGCCACCGACTCTTGGGACAGGCTGGACCACTGTCGCTGGAGGACCCCGGCGACCCTCCGCTTTGGGGTATCCcagtggctgcaggcagagcgGAAGGGGGATCAGACCGCGGGAACGTGGCACCCCGCGATGCTCCTCGCCCCttccttgggggtgggggggcagggtcAGCATCAGGGGCTAAGCGGGTGGCCCAAAACGCCTtaacaccccccgcccccgccccggcagggTGCCACCCGCGGGCTCAGCACAAGCTGCCCTCAGCCACGCGTGTCCGGCAGGGGGAGCCACGCATGGGGCACCCCCCGGGGCCAGCAAGAGCCACGCGTGGggcagcccacccccccccccggcaccgctcaCCTGCCCAGCCCCGCCAGGTTGTCCATGTCCAGCGCCAGCGTGGTGACCGGGGACATGCCCGCTCGACCCGCCGCCAGCCTGGGCATCCCacggcggccggggccgccccgcgccgccatGCGGGTGCAGGAAATGaagctaaaaatcaattaaaaaaaaaaaaaaaaccaaggatgCCTATTTTTCCCGCGGCGCCGCACCGTGCCGTGCCCGCCGCCCTGTCCGGttcggcggggcccggccgggcgcGCGCCTGCCGCCGCCCCTATTTATATTCGAAAAATAAcaggggagcggcgcggcggcagcCAATGGGGAGGCGCCGGCCGGGCTCGCGGGACAAGGacccgcccccccgggggggtgggggtggccacggaccggggggggtggggggacacgggggggacaagGCCCAAAGTGGGGGCAAGAcaccgcggggggcggggggggcgcaacagggaggtggggggtgaCACacatggctggggggggacacggcccaAAGTGGGGGCAAGGCACcgaggggggggggcagaatcGGGAGGTGGGGGGTGACACacatggctggggggggacgcGGCCCAAAGTGGGGGCaaggcaccgggggggggggggggcagaatcgGGAGGTGGGGGGTGACACacatggctggggggggacgcGGCCCAAAGTGGGGGCaaggcaccgggggggggggacggggcacaATCGGGAGAGGGGTGGCATATGTGGTTGGGGGGAGCATGGCCCGAAGTGGGGGCAAGGCAGTGGTGGGGGGGCATAACGGTGTGGGGGACGCACACATggctggggggcatggggggacaTGGCCCAAAGTGGGGGCAAGGCACCaggggggcagagccgggggagggggcggggggacatggcgggggctTGATGTACCGAAGTTGGGGGAAGGGCACAGAGGGGGTGCATGGCCAGTGTGGTACATGGGGGGAGGCATGGCcggggggggcatgggggtggGGGCAtggtgggggacagggggacatggctGGGAGACGTGGAGGGGCACATGGCTGGGGGGAGTGTGGAGGGGTGCGTGGTTGGTGGcacatggagggggaggtggctggggaggggagtaTGGAGGGGTGTGTggctggggggacatggagggggacgtggctgggggggacacagagtgCTGTATGACTTGGCGGGGGGGAAACACGGGAGGGATGcgtggctggggtgggaggggaggaggatgcGTGGCAGGGGGAACATGGAGGGGAGCATGGCTTGTGGGGACATGGAGGGCTGTATggatgggggtgtggggggggggcatgactgggaggggacatggagagGTGCCTGGCTGGGGGTACACGTGGCTGGGGGGGCCTGCATGGCGGGAGGCACAGCTGGGGAGGGTGAGTGGTGGGTCTGCGAGGGCAGGCATGGATCAGTGTCCCTGGGTGGTGGTGCAGCCCTGGGGGGTCCCGGTGTTCGGACACGGGACCCTcctggcccccccccggcccccagccacATGCCAGCCCCATGGCCCAGAGCAGGCACTGGGCTCAGCCCCAGTGTGAGCTGGGGTCATACTGGGGGCCAGCCCCGcattgggaagggaagggggccaGGCTGTACCCCTCCGCCCCGAGCCCGAGGGAAGAAGCCGGAAAGTCAAAATACCCCTTCCCACGCGGAGCGCACCCCAGGCTGGGGGTACCGGGGCTACCACTGCCCCCTCACCCCACTGTACCCCCGGGGTCCtggctgggtgcccccccactcctcccatgCCAAAGCCACGTGCCATGTCACCAGGCTTGAAACCCAAACCTgctgccctgtcccccagcccggTACCCCCCTCCATCCGTCTgtctgcctggggagggggtctCCAGCCTGTCTGGGGGCTTTCTGATGGAAAGCCAGGCAGGAATGTGCCGGACGGCTGCGGCCTGGGTGGCCGTCCTGGCCTGTCATCCATTGTCCCCGGCCCCATTCTTTcctttcagaggggaaaagaaaagaggagggggTGGCCGGGGTGGAGACCCCTCctcagctggggcagggcaggggagggagcagctgggggagcgtTTGACCCCACTGGCTGCCATGACACCCCCGTAGTGGCCAGAttctgctctcctggagcaagtgcAGGGCACGGGGGTCCCACATCCCACCGGCCCAGGGATGCTGGGCACgtcccagcacatcccagtacagcagcggggctggggatcAGTGTTGCtgtgggctgggggtccccggggtgtggggagcagggctgcagcaccccggggtgccccagggaggaggacaggcagctctggggggggtccccagccccccagctgggCGGCTGTGGAACGCCCTCCCTGGCCACCAAGGGCTTTAATTGCTTCCAGCCACCCGAGgttgggctgggggctgggggcaggggggggggaggggggggggatggtgcAGGAGGGGCttcaggggctggaggaggctggcTCGCTTTAATGGCCGCACAGCAAGAGCTGCCATAAAGATTACTCTAATTAAcgagggcggggtggggggctgttGGCAGCGGCAGGGCTGGCTCGAGGTGGGGCTGggcccccctgccccgcagccccacggcatCCCACCCCACTGGGCAGCTGCGGGTGTCCCACCACCTCCCCGAGCCCCTCACCCAGCCCGGACTGCCGCAATGTAGGACCCTCACCTGGGGGACAACACACCCCCACACTTCAGGAAATaatcccacagcatcccctttCCCTCTAGTTTCCTTCACAACCTGAGTGATCTGGGCAGGAATATGCACCAAAAATGCCAACATCTTCCTCAAGAGCATTTGCCTGGACATGGAAAACCTGTTTTCTGCCCCAAAAGGCAAAGCGTGCCCatccaactgttttttttttcccaaattctttATAGCTGTGGCTGGTTTTTCATGGGGGGCCCTCGCTGCCGTGCATGGGGTGGCCATGGCAGAACCCCGGTGCTCTTGGTGCTGGCACCGGGGCTGGGATGATGCAGAGAAGCAGGAAGCCATGTATCAGTGCCAGCTCCTCGGCGCTGGCTCCAGgtgatctgtggggcagggtcAGCCTTGGCCCCACGCGTGGCATGGCATAGCATGGCGTGGCATGACggcaggggatgcaggaggagggTACCAGCCTGTGGCTCCCTCTCTGCTGGCGCCCTGTCATTGAGGGATGGAGCATCCTGTGGTCCCTGTAGTCCCCGGTGGTCCCCAAGCTCCTGTGTGGCAGCTTGCGGGCAGCACGCACACCGACGTGGCTGGTGTGACCGTGGGCATTACaaagccaccagccccagcttGGAGAGGCGGTGAGGATTATGGCaagtggggggggggtcacccgcCTCCCGAGCCGCGGGGCGtgcggggctgtggggtgcctcAGCACCAAAATACAGGATTTGAGAGATTTCAAAGACTTCAGAGTTTGATGAGCTAGAGGGGCAGAGttaggaggaggaagaggatggcgGCAGCAAGATGCCGAGGGgctggcagtggtggtggcaCTGGAAGTGGCTTTGCTGGCACATCCGGGACGCACGGCCACGGCGGAGGCTCTGGGCGAGGCTGCAGCTTCGGAAGTTGCGGCTGGAGGATCCTGGGGCTCCCCGAGCAAAACCTCCCCACCCCAAAGCATCCTTGGCAGTGATGGGGAGGAAGCTgcgggggggggcaaaggggcgTCTCCGTCCCCCCCCTTcctgttttgctgctttctgctccGCGCACCCAAGGgaggctgcggctgctgcccgTTCCTGCGACTCGGGGCCCGGGGACGGTGGCTGCTGTGATGAACCCTGCCCTGTCGTGGAGGGGGTGGTTCTGGTTCAATACACCGAATTTGGTTCTGGTTTGACCAAAAATAAACCCTTTCATGCCACTTTTATCTTCAGCGAGTGCCAAACCATGAGTGAAACCCCATTAGCCCCCCCTCTCTCGCAGCTGCTGTGGCCAGAAGAGGCGTGgggtagggaaactgaggcacgcatcctgcagggctgctggcgGCAGAGACGGAGCTCCCGTGTCCAGGCCCTGCCGTAgcaagggagcagcagggaccgAGCAGGCGGTAGCAGCAGATAAACCACCCCATCAGCGGGAGCCATCCCCATGCTGTCCCCGTCCCACCTCACTGGGGACCGAGCCACGAATGGGGCTTATCGCTGTGCCCAGCGTCTCACTCGCCCCTGGTATCACAGCCCTCAGTACCATaatctgcccatccctgcccgtGTGCCGGGGCAGCCGAGCAGCCCCACGGGGTGACAAGCCACGGCACCAACCCCGCACGTCCCGGCTTGGTTCGTGTCGCACTTTCAGCCGGCTCCTCTGCTTGGCTTTGCCCGGCGGGAGCCTGCAGCCCGGCTGCCAGGATCCATGGCTGGGAGCCTGGAGCCACGTGTGGACCTTGGAGGGAGCCAGGCTTGTGGACTACCACCAGGGCGACCAGGGAGTCCTGGCTACCTACACACAAACGTGGCTGGTTCTTCTGGTAGCCCTGTGCCAGGGAGAGATGGTATTTGGGCCAAGTGTCTGTCCCAGCTGAGATGTCCACCCCAGCTAAGATGTCCATCCCACCTATAGTGCCCATTCCAGATAAGATGTCTGATCCAGATAAGATGTCCATCCCACCTATAGTGCCCATTCCAGATAAGATGTCTGATCCAGATAAGATGTCCATCCCACCTATAGTGCCCATTCCAGATAAGATGTCTGATCCAGATAAGATGTCCGACCCAGACAAGATGTCCAGTCCCAGCTATGGTGTCCATCCCAGGGAATGGTCCGTCCCAGGGAACAGTCCATCCCTGCTAAGGTGTCCATCCCAGCTAAGATGTCCTTCCCAGCTACGATGTCCAGCTACAGTGTCCATCCCACCTATGGTGCccatcccagataagatgcccgACCCAGCTAATATGCCTGTCCTAGCAAAGATGTCTGTCCCAGCTAAGAtgttaggaaaaggttcttcactgagtgAGTGGGTGCTTGGTCCCtagaacaggctccccagggaagtggtcatggcaccaaccCTGTCAGcattcaaggagtgtctggacaaCACTCTTAGTCACATCacttagttttaggtagtcctgcaaggagcacgGAGTTAggcttgatgatccttatgggtcccttccaacttgagatattctatgactctatgattctatgtccacCCCAGCTAAGATGTCCGTCCCAGCTATAGTGTCCACTCCTGGGAAGCGCCCCCCCAGCGGCTGCCCCCAGGAGGGGATGGCAGACCTTGGACACAGGCTCGGGGTGCCCATTGCCAAGAGCACCACCTCGAGCTGATCTTTAGCCTGGGAGGTTGGCAGCTGGGGCCACCTGCCACATTGGGGTCCACCATCGGACCATCTTGGGATCCTCCTCCCTGCACCTTCCCAGAGCGGAGACCCCCCTTGCTCGGGGTCTTCCTCGCTGGTGGGTGCCAGGGCTCTCGCTGGCCTTCCCCACTGCTTGTGCCCCCCCACCCTTGACCTGGTCCTGCTCCCCACCCCTTGCTCAGGGACCACTTTGCTGTGGTCTTAGCACCCCCAGGGCCTCCACGTTGCATGTGGCCCCCCAGGGCCTCCCCATTGCTCAGGGCCCTCCTCACCGTGGCCCTGGACACCCCCCCGCCATTGCTCACAGACTCCCTCACCCTggtcctgcacccccagccccctcccct comes from the Chroicocephalus ridibundus chromosome 5, bChrRid1.1, whole genome shotgun sequence genome and includes:
- the CDC25B gene encoding M-phase inducer phosphatase 2 isoform X3, which codes for MAARGGPGRRGMPRLAAGRAGMSPVTTLALDMDNLAGLGSHWDTPKRRVAGVLQRQWSSLSQESVASDSSRDSVSSESSDAVLPLPLVPTGVGLDSPTQEDPAVLEEVFEKAILESGRVLKDNKLLMRRIHSLSPELLGASPVLKNISHSRDFNGHRAAEQSGRREPEDKEGFVFKKPQRPGQRSRLPAGDGAAGRDRFAQRPVSAPGLLFNTPEKENLPQGDSPIILRRCSLTSSMSEDEDDGFMEILDEEEMKSDANVPQGMENLLTAPLVRKEEAEPRPTKRSKCRQLFRSPSMPSSVIRPILKRIDRPQDRDTPVKTKRRRSVAGTPSEEAAAEPKAWLLRSRSFSHEEIENLLANDHQELIGDFSKAYLLQTVEGKHQDLKYISPEMGAVNLPMEQDVEDFLLKKPIVPFDASKRVIVIFHCEFSSERGPRMCRFVREKDRACNEYPHLHYPELYVLKGGYREFFPQYQTHCEPQDYRPMHHEDFKEDLRKFRLKSRTWAGERSKQELYSRLKNF
- the CDC25B gene encoding M-phase inducer phosphatase 2 isoform X1 — translated: MAARGGPGRRGMPRLAAGRAGMSPVTTLALDMDNLAGLGSHWDTPKRRVAGVLQRQWSSLSQESVASDSSRDSVSSESSDAVLPLPLVPTGVGLDSPTQEDPAVLEEVFEKAILESGRVLKDNKLLMRRIHSLSPELLGASPVLKNISHSRDFNGHRAAEQSGRREPEDKEGFVFKKPQRPGQRSRLPAGDGAAGRDRFAQRPVSAPGLLFNTPEKENLPQGDSPIILRRCSLTSSMSEDEDDGFMEILDEEEMKSDANVPQGMENLLTAPLVRKEEAEPRPTKRSKCRQLFRSPSMPSSVIRPILKRIDRPQDRDTPVKTKRRRSVAGTPSEEAAAEPKAWLLRSRSFSHEEIENLLANDHQELIGDFSKAYLLQTVEGKHQDLKYISPEMMVAVLTGQFSSLIESCVIVDCRYPYEYEGGHIKGAVNLPMEQDVEDFLLKKPIVPFDASKRVIVIFHCEFSSERGPRMCRFVREKDRACNEYPHLHYPELYVLKGGYREFFPQYQTHCEPQDYRPMHHEDFKEDLRKFRLKSRTWAGERSKQELYSRLKNF